Proteins from one Rhodanobacteraceae bacterium genomic window:
- the pth gene encoding aminoacyl-tRNA hydrolase: MSPGNPIRVVFGLGNPGAEHARQRHNAGFWFADALAEQLGVRLLPESKLNAEVGKGAGGLLLVKPTTYMNRSGIAVSAVLNYYKIDPSEALLVHDELDLPPGVARLKFDGGHGGQNGLRDTMVQLGHGKFHRLRIGIGHPGRKELVTPWVLGRPSVADEQAIRGAIDAALAVFPLCREGALDRAMMLLHTPKP, translated from the coding sequence ATGTCTCCGGGCAACCCCATCCGCGTCGTATTCGGGCTCGGCAATCCCGGCGCCGAGCATGCGCGCCAGCGGCACAACGCTGGATTCTGGTTCGCCGATGCGCTGGCGGAGCAGTTGGGCGTGCGCCTGTTGCCGGAGTCGAAGCTGAACGCGGAGGTCGGCAAGGGGGCGGGCGGCCTGCTGCTGGTCAAGCCAACCACCTACATGAACCGCAGCGGCATCGCGGTCAGCGCGGTGCTGAACTACTACAAGATCGATCCTTCCGAAGCGCTGCTCGTGCACGACGAACTCGACTTGCCGCCGGGGGTTGCGCGCCTCAAGTTCGACGGCGGCCACGGCGGCCAGAACGGTTTGCGCGACACCATGGTGCAACTCGGGCATGGCAAGTTCCACCGTTTGCGCATCGGCATCGGCCACCCTGGCCGCAAGGAACTGGTCACGCCCTGGGTGCTCGGCCGCCCGAGCGTCGCCGACGAGCAGGCCATCCGCGGCGCCATCGATGCCGCGTTGGCGGTGTTCCCGCTGTGCCGGGAGGGCGCGCTGGACCGGGCGATGATGTTGTTGCATACCCCGAAGCCTTGA
- a CDS encoding TonB-dependent receptor, which translates to MRAQQPRLLLLTLLIATSLRATAAGQEEHAQEHARELDAVIVEADPLKSAYGDLIQPASVLRGPQLEQRKADTLGETLSHEPGVQTSFFGPAVGRPVIRGQDGARVQVLSEGISSMDASTVSVDHATTIEPFLADQIEVLRGPATLLYGAGAVGGVVNVVDGRIAEEGAQAPFSGRAQFGVDSVADARFGMARIETGNERFVLRADAYHRDVEDYEIPGRAEVDADEDEPEGIVENSALRNHGGAVGASWIGESGFIGLAVSSYRSNYGIPGHAHEHAEERALKSEEEEEVVPLDMDQTRIDLKGGLKTGSDLAEDVRVRIGHNRYEHVELEGDEVGTRFDNDELIGRVDVVHAEVGGWRGAYGLSFSERDFEAAGEEAFVPPSDTSQLGLFLIEQRDLGDWKLELGTRYDSQEIDTRTGQSADHRGWSLSAGASVPLTGPVSLTLSADRAARLPTAEELFSDGPHAATAAYEIGDASLDEEIANQFDVGLRWRSERFTGSVNLFHTRFDDFIYQLDTGDIEDDLPVWQWTQEDARFTGFEAEGLWHLGETSVGHFDLRGYGDRVRAHVVGGGDLPRIPQSRLGGELRWHTGAWQASVGALHYFEQDRVAALESTSDSFTLWDAYLGYTFDAGSANFEWYLKGENLGDAEARLHTSVLKDRAPLPGRNLTAGVRVYF; encoded by the coding sequence ATGCGCGCGCAACAACCCAGACTTCTGCTCCTGACACTGCTGATCGCCACTTCCCTGCGCGCGACGGCGGCAGGCCAGGAAGAACACGCGCAGGAACATGCACGTGAACTGGACGCAGTAATCGTCGAAGCGGATCCGTTGAAGAGCGCCTATGGGGATCTGATCCAGCCCGCATCGGTGCTGCGCGGCCCTCAGCTCGAGCAGCGCAAGGCAGATACGCTGGGCGAAACCTTGTCGCATGAGCCCGGCGTGCAGACGAGCTTCTTCGGCCCGGCCGTTGGCCGCCCGGTGATTCGCGGCCAGGATGGCGCGCGAGTCCAGGTCCTGAGCGAAGGCATATCCTCGATGGACGCCTCGACCGTGAGCGTGGACCACGCCACGACGATCGAGCCCTTCCTCGCGGACCAGATCGAGGTGCTGCGCGGTCCGGCGACGCTGCTCTACGGTGCGGGCGCGGTCGGCGGGGTGGTCAATGTCGTGGATGGGCGGATCGCGGAGGAAGGCGCGCAGGCGCCATTCAGCGGACGCGCCCAGTTCGGTGTCGACAGCGTGGCCGATGCGCGCTTCGGGATGGCGCGCATCGAGACGGGCAATGAGCGTTTCGTCCTGCGTGCGGACGCCTACCACCGCGATGTGGAGGACTACGAGATCCCCGGACGCGCAGAGGTCGATGCAGACGAGGACGAGCCCGAAGGAATCGTCGAGAACAGCGCGCTGCGCAACCACGGTGGTGCCGTGGGCGCGTCGTGGATCGGCGAGTCGGGCTTCATCGGCCTGGCGGTCAGCAGCTACCGCTCCAACTACGGCATCCCGGGACATGCGCACGAGCACGCGGAAGAGCGCGCGCTGAAGAGCGAAGAGGAAGAGGAGGTCGTGCCCCTGGACATGGACCAGACACGCATCGACCTCAAGGGAGGACTGAAGACCGGGTCGGACCTCGCCGAAGATGTGCGCGTGCGGATCGGCCACAATCGCTATGAGCATGTCGAGCTGGAGGGCGACGAGGTGGGCACGCGCTTCGACAACGACGAGCTGATCGGACGCGTGGATGTCGTGCATGCAGAGGTCGGCGGTTGGCGCGGCGCCTATGGCCTGAGCTTCAGCGAGCGGGACTTCGAAGCCGCGGGCGAGGAAGCCTTCGTGCCACCGAGCGACACCTCGCAGTTGGGCTTGTTCCTGATCGAACAGCGCGACCTCGGCGACTGGAAACTGGAGCTGGGCACCCGTTACGACTCGCAGGAGATCGACACCCGCACTGGCCAGTCGGCGGACCACCGCGGCTGGAGCCTGTCCGCGGGCGCCAGCGTGCCGCTGACCGGACCGGTCTCACTCACCCTGAGCGCAGACCGGGCGGCGCGCCTTCCCACCGCTGAAGAGCTGTTTTCGGATGGTCCGCACGCGGCCACTGCGGCCTATGAAATCGGTGATGCCAGCCTCGACGAGGAAATCGCCAATCAGTTCGATGTCGGCCTGCGCTGGCGCAGCGAGCGCTTCACGGGCAGCGTGAACCTGTTCCACACGCGCTTCGACGACTTCATCTACCAGCTGGACACCGGCGACATCGAGGACGATCTCCCGGTTTGGCAGTGGACCCAGGAGGATGCCCGGTTCACGGGATTCGAAGCAGAGGGACTGTGGCACCTGGGTGAGACGAGCGTGGGCCACTTCGATCTGCGTGGGTACGGCGACCGCGTGCGGGCACACGTCGTCGGTGGCGGCGACCTTCCGCGGATCCCGCAAAGCAGACTGGGTGGGGAACTGCGCTGGCACACCGGCGCCTGGCAAGCCAGTGTGGGCGCCCTGCACTACTTCGAACAGGACCGCGTTGCCGCCCTGGAGAGCACGAGCGACAGCTTCACGCTGTGGGATGCGTACCTGGGTTACACCTTCGACGCCGGCTCGGCGAACTTCGAGTGGTATCTCAAGGGCGAGAACCTCGGCGACGCCGAAGCCAGGCTGCACACCTCGGTCCTCAAAGACCGCGCGCCGCTGCCGGGCCGTAACCTGACGGCCGGTGTGCGCGTCTATTTCTGA
- a CDS encoding 50S ribosomal protein L25/general stress protein Ctc, with the protein MAKIRNVPVEFRADEGKGASRRLRAAGKVPAILYGGGQAPRALQMDQLLAYRYANNEWFYTSILELDVGNETQKALLRDLQRHPYKPMLLHIDFQRVSETEPVRLRVPLHFLNQATSPAGKTGGSLILHELNDVEISCLPKDLPEFLEVDLADLKIGDTIHVSDIKLPEGVEIPSLKLGREHDVAVVVARMAIEEAAEAPAEGAAQPVPAAGKKPAAAAKAAAPAKAAPAKPAAKK; encoded by the coding sequence ATGGCCAAGATTCGAAATGTGCCGGTGGAATTCCGCGCTGACGAAGGGAAGGGTGCGAGCCGCCGCCTTCGCGCCGCGGGCAAGGTGCCGGCGATCCTGTACGGTGGCGGCCAGGCGCCGCGCGCGCTGCAGATGGACCAGCTGCTGGCCTATCGCTACGCCAACAACGAGTGGTTCTACACCTCCATCCTCGAGCTGGACGTGGGCAACGAGACGCAGAAGGCGCTCCTGCGCGACCTGCAGCGTCATCCGTACAAGCCGATGCTGCTGCACATCGACTTCCAGCGCGTGTCCGAGACCGAGCCGGTGCGCCTGCGCGTGCCGCTGCACTTCCTGAATCAGGCCACCTCGCCGGCCGGCAAGACCGGCGGCTCGCTGATCCTGCACGAGCTCAACGACGTCGAAATCAGCTGCCTGCCGAAGGACCTCCCGGAGTTCCTGGAAGTCGACCTGGCGGACCTGAAGATCGGCGACACCATCCACGTGTCCGACATCAAGTTGCCCGAGGGCGTGGAAATCCCGTCGCTCAAGCTGGGCCGTGAGCACGATGTGGCGGTGGTCGTGGCACGCATGGCGATCGAGGAAGCGGCGGAAGCGCCGGCCGAAGGCGCTGCGCAGCCGGTTCCGGCGGCGGGCAAGAAGCCGGCCGCTGCGGCCAAGGCTGCGGCCCCGGCGAAAGCTGCCCCGGCCAAGCCGGCGGCAAAGAAGTAA
- the ilvA gene encoding threonine ammonia-lyase, biosynthetic, producing MPDYLRAVLTSRVYEVAIESPLTEARRLSRRIGHRVLLKREDLQPVFSFKLRGAYNKMASLSEAERAAGVLAVSAGNHAQGVALAARELGCRATIVMPSTTPSIKVDAVAAFGAEIILEGDGYDAAAAVGKRLAAERGLTFVHPYDDPLVIAGQGTVAMELLRQHPGRLDAVFIPVGGGGLAAGMAAYLKALRPEIRVIGVEPVDAACLDAALKAGEPVTLDQVGLFVDGVAVKRIGDHTFKVLRQHIDEMVLVGTDEICAAIKDVFDDTRIVLEPAGALALAGLKRYAEGLAEPATLCAVASGANVNFDRLRHIAERAEIGEAHEAVLGVTIPEQPGSFLGFCRALGPRSVTEFNYRYAPGAAAQIYVGIALRRGAAERSELLGQLRGAGYAVSDYTDNELAKLHVRHMVGGRAEVNGRERVYRFEFPERPGALLRFLEQMGTRWNITLFHYRSHGAAYGRVFAGIEVADAADESALHASLGVLGYDCVDETDNPVVRQFLRT from the coding sequence ATGCCTGATTACCTGCGCGCGGTGCTGACTTCTCGCGTTTACGAGGTGGCGATCGAGTCGCCGCTGACCGAAGCGCGGCGCTTGTCCCGGCGCATCGGGCACCGCGTGCTGCTCAAGCGCGAAGACCTGCAGCCGGTGTTCTCGTTCAAGCTGCGCGGTGCCTACAACAAGATGGCCAGCCTGAGCGAAGCCGAGCGCGCGGCGGGGGTGCTGGCGGTCTCCGCCGGCAATCACGCGCAGGGCGTGGCGCTGGCCGCGCGCGAGCTCGGCTGCCGCGCGACCATCGTGATGCCATCGACGACCCCGTCGATCAAGGTCGACGCGGTGGCGGCTTTCGGCGCCGAGATCATCCTCGAAGGCGATGGCTACGACGCCGCAGCAGCGGTGGGCAAGCGGCTCGCTGCCGAGCGTGGCCTGACCTTCGTGCATCCCTACGACGATCCGCTGGTGATCGCCGGACAGGGTACGGTGGCAATGGAACTGCTGCGGCAGCACCCGGGTCGGTTGGACGCGGTCTTCATTCCGGTCGGCGGCGGCGGGCTTGCGGCCGGGATGGCGGCTTACCTCAAGGCGCTGCGGCCGGAGATCCGGGTGATCGGGGTGGAACCGGTGGACGCGGCCTGCCTCGATGCCGCGCTCAAGGCCGGCGAGCCAGTGACCCTGGACCAGGTCGGATTGTTCGTCGATGGCGTGGCGGTCAAGCGCATCGGCGACCACACCTTCAAGGTCTTGCGCCAGCACATCGACGAGATGGTGCTGGTCGGCACCGACGAGATCTGCGCAGCGATCAAGGATGTGTTCGATGACACCCGCATCGTGCTGGAACCGGCTGGCGCCCTGGCGCTCGCGGGGCTCAAGCGCTACGCCGAGGGGCTGGCCGAACCGGCCACGCTATGCGCGGTGGCCAGCGGCGCCAACGTCAATTTCGATCGCCTGCGGCATATCGCCGAGCGCGCAGAGATCGGCGAGGCGCACGAGGCGGTGCTCGGCGTCACCATCCCCGAGCAACCGGGCAGCTTCCTCGGTTTTTGCCGCGCGCTCGGGCCACGCAGCGTCACCGAGTTCAACTATCGCTACGCGCCGGGCGCTGCGGCGCAGATCTATGTCGGGATCGCGCTCCGGCGCGGGGCTGCCGAGCGCAGCGAGCTCCTCGGCCAGTTGCGCGGCGCCGGCTATGCCGTCAGCGACTACACCGACAACGAGCTGGCGAAGCTGCACGTGCGCCACATGGTCGGCGGGCGCGCTGAGGTGAATGGCCGTGAGCGGGTCTACCGCTTTGAGTTCCCCGAGCGCCCCGGCGCGCTGCTGCGTTTTCTCGAGCAGATGGGCACCCGCTGGAACATCACTCTGTTCCACTATCGCAGCCACGGCGCAGCCTACGGCCGCGTGTTCGCCGGTATCGAGGTGGCCGATGCTGCCGACGAATCCGCCCTTCACGCCAGCCTCGGCGTGCTCGGCTACGACTGCGTCGACGAGACTGATAATCCGGTGGTGCGCCAGTTCCTGCGCACCTGA
- the ychF gene encoding redox-regulated ATPase YchF, with translation MGIKCGIVGLPNVGKSTLFNALTKAGIAAANYPFCTIDPNVGVVPVPDPRLDALSKIAKPLKIIPTTIEFVDIAGLVKGAAQGEGLGNQFLAHIREVDAISHVVRCFEHPDIVHVAGKVDPISDIETIDTELALADLDSVEKALNRAERAAKAGDKDAIARRPVLQKVRDALDQGKPARTVELSADEKLLLRDLFLLTLKPVMYVANVREDGFENNPFLDAVRARAATEGAEVVPVCAAIEEELGQLEDEDRAAFLADMGLDEPGLNRVIRAGYKLLGLRTYFTAGEKEVRAWTIKAGFTAPQAAGVIHTDFEKGFIRAETIAYDDYIRCKGEAGAKAEGKLRLEGKDYIVQEGDVLHFRFNV, from the coding sequence ATGGGCATCAAATGCGGCATCGTCGGCCTGCCCAATGTCGGCAAGTCGACGCTCTTCAATGCGCTGACCAAGGCGGGCATCGCGGCAGCCAACTACCCTTTCTGCACCATCGACCCGAATGTCGGTGTGGTGCCGGTGCCGGATCCGCGCCTGGATGCGTTGTCGAAAATCGCAAAGCCGCTGAAGATCATCCCCACCACCATCGAGTTCGTCGACATCGCGGGCCTGGTCAAGGGAGCCGCGCAGGGCGAAGGCCTGGGCAACCAGTTCCTCGCGCACATCCGTGAGGTCGATGCGATCTCGCACGTGGTGCGCTGCTTCGAGCACCCGGACATCGTGCACGTGGCCGGCAAGGTCGATCCGATCTCGGACATCGAGACCATCGACACCGAACTGGCGCTGGCGGACCTGGACAGCGTCGAGAAGGCGCTGAACCGCGCCGAACGCGCCGCCAAGGCGGGCGACAAGGACGCGATCGCGCGCCGCCCCGTGCTGCAGAAGGTGCGCGATGCACTGGATCAAGGCAAGCCGGCGCGCACCGTCGAGCTGAGTGCCGACGAGAAGCTGCTGTTGCGCGACCTGTTCCTGCTGACGCTGAAGCCCGTCATGTACGTCGCCAACGTGCGTGAGGATGGCTTCGAGAACAATCCCTTCCTCGACGCCGTGCGCGCGCGCGCCGCGACCGAGGGCGCCGAGGTGGTGCCGGTGTGCGCGGCCATCGAAGAAGAGCTGGGCCAGCTGGAAGATGAGGATCGCGCGGCTTTCCTCGCCGACATGGGCCTGGACGAGCCCGGCCTCAACCGCGTGATCCGCGCCGGCTACAAGCTGCTCGGCCTGCGCACCTATTTCACCGCGGGCGAGAAGGAAGTCCGTGCGTGGACGATAAAGGCCGGCTTCACCGCCCCGCAGGCAGCCGGCGTGATCCACACCGACTTCGAGAAGGGCTTCATCCGCGCCGAAACCATCGCCTACGACGACTACATCCGCTGCAAGGGCGAAGCCGGCGCCAAGGCCGAAGGCAAGCTGCGCCTGGAAGGCAAGGACTACATCGTGCAGGAAGGCGATGTGCTGCACTTCCGCTTCAACGTCTGA
- the tldD gene encoding metalloprotease TldD: MSAKPIALAERQFLSAGLDLNAVEQALGTLLGPGVDSADLYFQHTRHEGWGLEDGIVKEGSHDIEQGVGVRAVSGEKVGFAYSDAIEPAALIEAAGSARAIARSGDHGTLAHLRGRDVTPLYPAIDPIDSASSETKVALLKEIDAYARSLDPRVRQVMVSLSGEVDTILIAQSDGTLAADVRPLMQFRVQVIAEQAGRREVGFSGGGGRRGFDEYLHGDAARAHAREAVRQALVNLESVPAPAGSMTVVLGSGWPGILLHEAIGHGLEGDFNRKGTSAFSGRIGQRVAHELVTVVDDGTLPGRRGSLSVDDEGTPSQCTTLIENGVLKAYLMDKLNARLMGTTSTGNGRRESFAHLPMPRMTNTYMRPGPHAREEIIRSVKKGLYAVNFGGGQVDITSGKFVFSASEAYLIEDGKITAPVKGATLIGNGPDVLTRVSMVGDDLQLDQGVGVCGKEGQSVPVGVGQPTLRVDGLTVGGTG; encoded by the coding sequence ATGAGCGCCAAACCCATCGCGCTGGCCGAACGCCAGTTCCTCTCCGCGGGCCTGGACCTGAATGCTGTCGAGCAGGCACTCGGCACGCTGCTCGGGCCCGGCGTGGACAGCGCCGACCTGTATTTCCAGCACACCCGGCACGAGGGCTGGGGCCTGGAGGACGGCATCGTCAAGGAAGGTTCGCACGACATCGAGCAGGGTGTCGGCGTACGCGCCGTGTCGGGCGAGAAGGTCGGGTTCGCCTATTCGGATGCGATCGAACCGGCGGCGTTGATCGAGGCGGCCGGCAGCGCGCGCGCGATCGCGCGCAGCGGCGATCATGGCACCCTGGCACATCTGCGCGGCCGCGATGTCACACCGCTGTACCCGGCGATCGACCCGATCGACAGCGCCAGCAGCGAGACTAAGGTGGCGCTGCTGAAGGAGATCGATGCCTACGCGCGCAGCCTGGATCCGCGCGTGCGCCAGGTCATGGTCAGCCTGTCGGGCGAGGTCGACACCATCCTGATCGCGCAGAGCGACGGTACCCTGGCCGCGGATGTCCGCCCGCTGATGCAGTTCCGCGTGCAGGTGATCGCCGAGCAGGCCGGGCGTCGCGAGGTGGGTTTCTCCGGGGGCGGCGGACGCCGCGGCTTCGACGAGTACCTGCACGGCGACGCCGCCCGCGCGCACGCCCGCGAGGCGGTGCGCCAGGCGCTGGTCAACCTGGAATCGGTGCCGGCCCCGGCCGGCAGCATGACCGTGGTGCTGGGCTCGGGTTGGCCGGGCATCCTGCTGCACGAGGCGATCGGCCACGGCCTGGAAGGCGACTTCAACCGCAAGGGCACCAGCGCATTCTCCGGGCGAATCGGGCAGCGCGTGGCGCACGAACTGGTCACGGTGGTCGATGACGGCACCCTGCCCGGCCGCCGTGGCTCGCTCTCGGTGGACGACGAGGGCACGCCCAGCCAGTGCACCACGCTGATCGAGAACGGCGTCCTCAAGGCTTACCTGATGGACAAGCTCAACGCGCGCCTGATGGGCACCACGAGCACCGGCAACGGTCGTCGCGAGTCTTTCGCGCACCTGCCAATGCCGCGCATGACCAACACCTACATGCGCCCCGGCCCGCACGCCCGCGAGGAGATCATCCGCTCGGTCAAGAAGGGCCTCTACGCGGTCAATTTCGGCGGCGGACAGGTCGACATCACCAGCGGCAAGTTCGTGTTCTCCGCGTCGGAGGCCTACCTGATCGAGGATGGGAAGATCACCGCGCCGGTCAAGGGCGCCACGCTGATCGGCAACGGTCCGGATGTGCTGACCCGGGTCTCGATGGTCGGCGACGACCTCCAACTCGACCAGGGCGTCGGCGTATGCGGCAAGGAAGGCCAGAGCGTGCCCGTGGGTGTGGGCCAGCCGACCCTGCGTGTGGACGGACTGACGGTGGGCGGGACGGGCTGA
- a CDS encoding SDR family oxidoreductase: protein MREIDRKRILVTGGAGFLGSHLCERLLAQGHDVLCVDNFFTGSKTNVAHLIGNPRFELMRHDVTFPLYVEVDEIYNLACPASPIHYQHDPVQTTKTSVHGAINMLGLAKRVKAKILQASTSEVYGDPKIHPQPEAYWGHVNPIGIRSCYDEGKRCAETLFFDYYRQNQVRIKVARIFNTYGPRMHPNDGRVVSNFVVQALRGEALTVYGQGQQTRSFCYVDDLVEGLIRLMNSRDEFTGPVNLGNPGEFTILELAQKVLALTGSTSRIDYLPLPSDDPTQRRPVIDLALAELGWQPMITLDQGLPATIAHFRQLLGLAG from the coding sequence ATGCGCGAGATCGACCGCAAGCGGATCCTGGTCACCGGCGGCGCGGGCTTCCTCGGCTCGCATCTGTGCGAGCGGCTGCTGGCGCAGGGGCACGACGTGCTCTGCGTGGACAACTTCTTCACCGGCAGCAAGACCAATGTCGCGCACCTCATCGGCAACCCGCGCTTCGAACTGATGCGCCACGACGTTACTTTTCCGCTGTATGTGGAAGTCGACGAGATCTACAACCTGGCCTGCCCGGCCTCGCCGATCCACTACCAACATGACCCGGTGCAGACCACCAAGACCAGCGTGCATGGCGCGATCAACATGCTCGGCCTGGCCAAGCGGGTCAAAGCCAAGATCCTGCAGGCCTCGACCAGCGAGGTCTACGGCGATCCCAAGATCCATCCGCAGCCGGAAGCCTACTGGGGTCACGTCAACCCGATCGGCATCCGCTCGTGTTACGACGAAGGCAAGCGCTGCGCCGAGACGCTGTTCTTCGACTACTACCGGCAGAATCAGGTGCGCATCAAGGTAGCGCGCATCTTCAACACCTACGGCCCGCGGATGCACCCGAACGACGGTCGCGTGGTGTCCAATTTCGTGGTCCAGGCGCTGCGCGGCGAAGCGCTGACGGTTTACGGACAGGGCCAGCAGACGCGCTCCTTCTGTTATGTCGACGATCTGGTCGAGGGCCTGATCCGGCTGATGAACTCGCGCGACGAATTCACCGGACCGGTGAACCTGGGCAACCCGGGCGAATTCACCATCCTCGAACTGGCGCAGAAGGTGCTGGCGCTGACGGGCTCGACCTCGCGCATCGACTACCTGCCGCTGCCATCGGATGATCCGACCCAGCGTCGCCCGGTGATCGACCTGGCGCTGGCCGAACTCGGCTGGCAACCGATGATCACGCTGGACCAGGGCCTGCCGGCCACCATCGCGCATTTCCGCCAGTTGCTCGGACTCGCCGGATGA
- a CDS encoding UDP-glucose/GDP-mannose dehydrogenase family protein translates to MQVAIFGTGYVGLVTGACLAEAGNQVICVDVDAGKIERLNRGEIPIYEPGLEDLVERNRQSGHLRFTTDAAVAVAHGEVIFIAVGTPPDEDGSADLRYVLAVAKTVGTHLDRYAVVVNKSTVPVGTADRVRAQVAAALAERGADLEFDVVSNPEFLKEGDAVKDCMKPDRIVIGSSSAKAIQALKTLYAPFNRNHERIVQMDERSAELTKYAANAMLATKISFMNEVANIAERVGADVESVRLGIGSDPRIGYAFIYPGIGYGGSCFPKDVQALGRTARGVGYATRILDSVEAVNHDQKSKLFELISRHFGSDLKGRTIAVWGLSFKPNTDDMREAPSRYLLAALWQAGAKVRAFDPEARYEAERVFGQRDELVLVDDATDALTGADALAIVTEWKAFWSPDFARIAQKLSAKVLFDGRNIYDPKTVEAAGIAYYGIGRGRSVTRPEFV, encoded by the coding sequence ATGCAAGTAGCGATTTTCGGGACAGGATATGTGGGCCTGGTGACAGGGGCCTGCCTGGCGGAAGCCGGCAACCAGGTCATCTGCGTCGATGTCGACGCGGGCAAGATCGAGCGCCTGAACCGTGGCGAGATCCCGATCTACGAGCCTGGCCTGGAAGATCTGGTCGAGCGCAATCGCCAGTCGGGGCACCTGCGCTTCACCACCGACGCCGCTGTCGCAGTGGCGCATGGCGAGGTGATCTTCATCGCCGTCGGTACGCCGCCGGACGAGGATGGCAGCGCCGACCTGCGCTATGTCCTTGCCGTGGCGAAGACCGTAGGCACCCATCTCGACCGCTACGCCGTGGTGGTCAACAAGTCGACTGTGCCGGTGGGCACCGCCGACCGCGTGCGCGCGCAGGTCGCGGCCGCGCTGGCCGAGCGCGGCGCGGACCTTGAGTTCGACGTGGTCTCCAACCCCGAATTCCTCAAGGAAGGCGATGCGGTCAAGGACTGCATGAAGCCCGACCGCATCGTCATCGGCTCCAGCAGCGCGAAGGCGATCCAGGCGCTGAAGACCCTGTACGCACCGTTCAACCGCAACCACGAGCGCATCGTGCAGATGGATGAGCGCTCGGCGGAGCTGACCAAGTACGCCGCCAACGCGATGCTGGCGACCAAGATTAGCTTCATGAACGAGGTGGCCAACATCGCCGAGCGCGTCGGCGCGGACGTCGAGTCGGTGCGCCTCGGGATCGGCTCCGATCCGCGCATCGGCTACGCCTTCATCTATCCCGGCATCGGCTACGGCGGCTCCTGCTTCCCCAAGGACGTGCAGGCGCTCGGCCGCACCGCGCGCGGCGTGGGCTACGCCACGCGCATCCTGGATTCGGTGGAGGCGGTCAACCACGACCAGAAGAGCAAGCTGTTCGAGCTGATCAGCCGCCACTTCGGCAGTGACCTGAAGGGCCGCACCATCGCGGTCTGGGGCCTGTCCTTCAAGCCCAACACCGACGACATGCGCGAGGCGCCCAGCCGCTACCTGCTGGCCGCGCTGTGGCAGGCAGGCGCGAAGGTGCGTGCCTTCGATCCGGAGGCGCGCTACGAGGCGGAGCGCGTATTCGGCCAGCGCGATGAGCTGGTCCTTGTGGATGACGCCACCGATGCGCTGACGGGCGCCGACGCACTGGCCATCGTCACCGAGTGGAAGGCCTTCTGGAGCCCGGATTTCGCGCGCATCGCGCAAAAGCTCTCGGCCAAGGTGCTGTTCGACGGCCGCAACATCTACGACCCGAAAACGGTCGAGGCGGCCGGCATTGCCTATTACGGCATTGGCCGCGGCCGCAGCGTGACCCGGCCGGAGTTCGTCTGA
- a CDS encoding ribose-phosphate diphosphokinase — translation MVFTGNSHPRLASQIAFELGVPLGKANVGRFSDGEVAIEILDNVRNQNVYLVQPTSPPAAENLMELLAFVDALKRASASSVTAVMPYFGYARQDRRARNARVPITAKVAADIIGTVGTDRVLTVDLHADQIQGFFDVPLDNVYASPVLLADMWRNYAGDSIIVVAPDVGGVVRARAMAKRLDDADLAIIDKRRPKANESVVMNIIGDVAGRTCILVDDIVDTAGTLCSAARALKERGAKRVVAYCVHPVLSGAAVDNISNSALDEMVVTDTIALRPEARACSRIRQLSVAELLAETIRRIDGGESVSSLYVD, via the coding sequence ATGGTGTTCACCGGCAACTCGCACCCGCGTCTGGCCAGCCAGATTGCGTTCGAGCTGGGTGTGCCGCTGGGCAAGGCCAATGTGGGCCGCTTCAGCGATGGCGAAGTCGCCATCGAGATCCTCGACAACGTCCGCAACCAGAATGTCTACCTGGTGCAGCCGACGTCGCCGCCCGCCGCAGAGAACCTGATGGAACTGCTGGCGTTCGTGGACGCGCTCAAGCGCGCTTCCGCCTCGTCGGTGACCGCGGTGATGCCGTATTTCGGCTATGCGCGCCAGGACCGCCGGGCGCGCAACGCGCGCGTGCCGATCACCGCCAAGGTGGCGGCCGACATCATCGGCACCGTCGGCACCGACCGCGTGCTCACGGTGGACCTGCACGCCGACCAGATTCAGGGTTTCTTCGACGTCCCGCTGGACAATGTTTACGCCTCGCCGGTGCTGCTGGCCGACATGTGGCGCAACTACGCGGGCGATTCGATCATCGTGGTGGCGCCGGACGTCGGTGGCGTCGTGCGCGCGCGGGCGATGGCCAAGCGCCTCGACGATGCCGACCTGGCGATCATCGACAAGCGCCGCCCGAAGGCCAACGAATCGGTGGTGATGAACATCATCGGCGACGTGGCCGGGCGCACCTGCATCCTGGTCGACGACATCGTGGACACCGCCGGCACCCTGTGCTCGGCGGCGCGCGCGCTGAAGGAGCGCGGCGCCAAGCGCGTCGTCGCCTATTGCGTGCATCCGGTGCTGTCCGGTGCAGCCGTCGACAACATCAGCAACTCCGCGCTCGACGAGATGGTGGTCACCGACACCATCGCGCTGCGCCCGGAAGCCCGCGCCTGCAGCCGCATCCGCCAGTTGTCGGTCGCCGAGTTGCTGGCCGAGACCATCCGGCGCATCGATGGCGGTGAGAGCGTGAGTTCATTGTATGTGGATTGA